A single bacterium DNA region contains:
- a CDS encoding sigma-54 dependent transcriptional regulator — MSQILIVEDDRTIREAIGVILTKEGYAVATCASAEEALASDSFEPDLLITDYRLPGKNGIELVGFCKERLPLLESIVITAFGSIDLAVEAVKKGASDFLTKPFSPDELLIKVHQLLQLHQTREQKEYLLEEIRKDFSDYEIIGDSEEMKKIYSLVSKVARSESTVLIQGESGTGKELIARFIHFHSRRNQGAFIKVNCAALAEGILESELFGHEKGAFTGSIRQRKGRFELADGGTIFLDEIGDLAPSVQVKLLRVLQEGEVERVGGEQTFRVNVRVLTATNHDLVSMVQKGVFREDLYYRLNVIPVLLPPLRKRKEDIPELVHFFLNRLARENNKKKISLDKEALQALLDYPWPGNIRELENVLERAVVLCDSDRITLNELPFIQETSPTLEQRKQLLPLRGNLDDRLAELEKLLLVEAMQEAKGIKTRAARALGIKTSTLYYKLEKYGLI; from the coding sequence GGCCAGTGATTCTTTTGAACCGGACTTATTGATCACAGACTACAGGCTACCCGGCAAAAACGGAATTGAACTGGTCGGATTCTGCAAAGAAAGATTGCCTCTGCTGGAATCGATTGTCATTACCGCATTCGGCAGCATTGATCTGGCGGTGGAAGCCGTTAAGAAAGGCGCCAGTGATTTCCTGACAAAACCATTTTCTCCCGATGAATTGCTGATCAAGGTGCATCAACTGCTTCAGCTGCATCAAACCAGAGAACAAAAGGAATATTTGCTGGAGGAGATTCGAAAGGATTTTTCTGACTATGAAATTATCGGCGACAGCGAAGAAATGAAAAAAATTTATTCGCTGGTATCCAAGGTGGCGCGCAGTGAATCCACCGTGCTGATTCAAGGAGAAAGCGGCACCGGAAAGGAGTTGATCGCCCGGTTTATACATTTTCATTCGCGAAGAAACCAGGGTGCTTTTATCAAAGTGAATTGCGCCGCGCTTGCAGAAGGAATTTTGGAAAGCGAGCTCTTCGGGCATGAGAAGGGCGCATTTACCGGCTCGATCCGTCAGCGAAAAGGAAGGTTTGAGCTCGCAGACGGCGGGACAATTTTCCTGGATGAGATCGGAGATCTGGCTCCCAGCGTTCAGGTGAAACTTCTCCGCGTTCTGCAAGAAGGCGAAGTGGAGCGTGTCGGTGGTGAACAGACTTTCCGCGTTAATGTTCGCGTTCTCACTGCGACAAATCACGATCTGGTTTCGATGGTTCAAAAAGGAGTATTTCGCGAAGATCTTTACTACCGGCTGAATGTAATTCCGGTTCTTTTACCACCGCTGCGCAAGCGAAAAGAAGACATTCCGGAGCTTGTTCATTTCTTCTTGAATCGTCTTGCCCGGGAGAACAACAAGAAGAAAATCAGTCTGGACAAAGAAGCATTACAAGCGCTGCTTGATTATCCCTGGCCCGGCAACATCCGGGAACTGGAAAACGTACTGGAACGCGCAGTGGTTCTTTGCGACAGCGATCGGATTACACTCAACGAGCTGCCTTTCATTCAAGAAACCAGTCCTACGCTGGAACAGCGGAAACAATTGCTTCCCTTGCGTGGCAACCTCGACGACCGTCTGGCTGAATTGGAAAAGCTCTTGCTTGTGGAAGCCATGCAAGAAGCAAAGGGAATCAAAACACGCGCGGCGCGAGCGCTCGGCATCAAAACTTCGACACTATATTACAAACTGGAGAAGTACGGACTGATATGA